In a genomic window of Drosophila takahashii strain IR98-3 E-12201 chromosome 3L, DtakHiC1v2, whole genome shotgun sequence:
- the LOC108054701 gene encoding uncharacterized protein has translation MMSHTVRVFKMMYIVAGILISNAEICDTVDRIQIAPRVDLKPEFDQKYLTSGGNSPGSRSRTHSRQNSGSGSGSEEGAPSKKRKLSVTGLAGGVVRGVTSQVSKRVGHRFVWLSDIRLILQQWRVLALSFNLWTIPNFFVQCLTSYMSKKLLINSDCDMIYK, from the exons ATGATGTCACATACTGTGAG ggtCTTCAAGATGATGTACATTGTGGCGGGCATTCTCATCAGCAATGCGGAGATCTGCGATACAGTCGATCGCATTCAAATAGCGCCACGCGTTGACCTCAAGCCGGAATTCGATCAGAAGTATCTGACCTCGGGGGGCAATAGCCCGGGCAGTCGATCCCGCACCCATTCCAGGCAAAACTCAGGAAGTGGTTCGGGTTCGGAGGAGGGAGCCCCCagcaagaaaagaaaactcagCGTTACTGGGTTGGCAGGGGGCGTGGTTCGGGGAGTCACCAGTCAGGTCTCCAAGAGAGTTGGTCACCGCTTCGTCTGGCTCTCCGACATCCGACTGATCCTCCAGCAATGGCGAGTCCTCGCCCTCAGCTTCAACCTCTGGACCATCCCCAACTTCTTCGTCCAGTGCCTCACCAGCTACATGAGCAAGAAGCTGCTCATCAACAGCGACTGTGATATGATCTACAAGTAG
- the Trhn gene encoding tryptophan 5-hydroxylase 1 — protein sequence MSASGKSLLGLWLYRSGEQEWAVKQGSPLHQLKKDSTTSGPTSHPNLSRHSSAPQEPPRLTIGGVSSQDNNPRQHSPGERISIIFTLRNQVGNLARALQVFQELGINVLHLELSPLEMATNQADVLVDVECDPRRLDQVVKMLNREVASVNYTSVNTHGLARAPSLSACSSFDFGDMVWFPRKISDLDKAQNVLMYGSELDADHPGFKDPIYRKRREQFSAIANNFKHGNPIPRVQYTPEEVKTWGTVFLELHRLYVLHAVPEYMETWPELEKYCGYREDNVPQLQDVSVYLKRKTGFQLRPVAGYLSPRDFLSGLAFRVFHCTQYIRHSSDPFYTPEPDCCHELLGHMPLLANSSFAQFSQEIGLASLGASDADIEKLATLYFFTVEFGLCKQADSTFKVYGAGLLSSVAELQHAISADNKIKKFDPEVTCQEECIITSYQNAYYYTDSFEEAKEQMRAFAESIQRPFGVRYNPYTMSVEVLSNAQKITAVVSELRGDLSIVCSALRKISATDENLDVDSIANMLHNSLNVRGGASGGGGSPCSPDNSDNSTAEGD from the exons ATGAGTGCTTCGGGGAAGAGTCTTCTGGGCCTGTGGCTCTACAGGAGTGGCGAACAGGAGTGGGCCGTCAAGCAGGGCAGCCCGTTGCATCAGCTGAAGAAGGATTCCACTACATCTGGTCCAACTTCCCATCCGAATCTCTCGCGGCACTCCTCAGCTCCGCAAGAGCCTCCGAGGTTGACCATAGGCGGAGTCAGCAGCCAGGATAATAATCCCAGGCAGCATTCTCCAGGGGAACGCATCTCCATCATCTTCACCCTGCGCAACCAGGTGGGAAATCTGGCCCGGGCCCTTCAGGTTTTCCAGGAACTGGGCATCAATGTGCTGCACTTGGAGCTATCGCCTCTCGAGATGGCCACCAACCAGGCGGATGTCCTGGTGGATGTCGAGTGCGATCCTAGGCGACTCGACCAGGTGGTCAAGATGTTGAATAGGGAGGTGGCTTCCGTTAACTACACCTCGGTGAATACCCACGGGTTGGCCAGGGCTCCATCATTGTCGGCCTGCTCCAGTTTTG ATTTCGGGGACATGGTGTGGTTTCCGCGGAAGATCTCCGATTTGGACAAGGCTCAGAATGTCCTTATGTACGGTTCGGAGTTGGATGCCGACCATCCGGGATTCAAGGACCCCATTTATCGTAAAAGACGAGAGCAGTTCTCTGCCATAGCCAACAATTTCAAGCA TGGCAATCCCATTCCTCGTGTGCAGTACACACCTGAGGAGGTGAAAACTTG GGGCACCGTTTTCTTGGAGCTCCATCGACTCTACGTGTTGCACGCTGTGCCCGAGTACATGGAAACCTGGCCGGAGTTGGAGAAGTACTGTGGCTACCGCGAGGATAACGTTCCCCAGCTGCAGGATGTGAGTGTTTATCTCAAGCGCAAGACGGGATTCCAACTGCGACCTGTGGCGGGGTATCTCTCACCGAGGGATTTTCTATCTGGATTGGCTTTTCGGGTGTTCCACTGCACCCAGTACATCCGACACTCATCGGATCCTTTCTACACTCCCGAACC GGACTGTTGCCACGAACTACTAGGTCACATGCCCCTTTTGGCCAACTCAAGTTTTGCCCAATTTTCCCAGGAGATTGGCTTGGCCTCTTTGGGAGCAAGTGATGCGGATATCGAGAAGTTGGCAACG ctcTATTTCTTTACCGTTGAGTTCGGATTGTGCAAACAGGCGGACAGCACTTTCAAAGTTTATGGGGCGGGACTCCTGAGTTCCGTGGCTGAGCTGCAGCATGCGATTTCGGCCGATAATAAGATAAAGAAGTTCGATCCGGAGGTGACTTGCCAGGAGGAGTGCATCATCACCTCCTATCAGAATGCCTACTACTACACAGATTCTTTCGAGGAGGCCAAGGAGCAAATGAG ggctTTTGCCGAGAGCATCCAGCGACCATTTGGAGTGCGTTACAATCCCTATACGATGAGTGTTGAGGTTCTGTCGAATGCCCAGAAAATCACAGCGGTGGTCAGTGAACTCAGGGGTGATCTCAGCATCGTCTGCTCGGCCCTGCGAAAGATCTCCGCCACGGATGAGAATCTGGATGTGGATAGCATCGCCAATATGCTCCATAATAGCCTCAATGTGAGGGGAGGTGCATCTGGAGGAGGCGGAAGTCCTTGCAGTCCGGATAACTCAGATAATTCGACGGCAGAGGGCGACTAG
- the LOC108054697 gene encoding lysozyme X-like codes for MGYKNNETTGKVNSFFTDIQTIRVKMRSLLVICVLALATPAILARTMDRCSLAREMSNLGVPRDQLARWTCIAEHESSYRTEVVGPPNSDGSNDYGIFQINDLYWCQPPSGKFSHNGCGLGCNDLLTDDISRSVKCAQTVLGQQGWSAWSVWHFCSGDLPSIDDCFK; via the coding sequence AtggggtataaaaacaacgaGACAACTGGCAAAGTCAATTCGTTTTTTACTGATATCCAAACCATTCGAGTCAAGATGAGATCCCTTCTCGTAATTTGTGTCCTGGCTTTGGCTACTCCTGCTATCTTAGCACGCACCATGGATCGGTGTTCCTTGGCCCGGGAGATGTCCAATCTCGGGGTTCCTCGTGACCAATTGGCTCGCTGGACCTGCATTGCGGAGCACGAGAGCTCCTACCGAACCGAGGTGGTGGGTCCGCCCAACTCCGATGGATCCAACGACTATGGGATCTTCCAGATCAACGACCTCTACTGGTGCCAACCGCCCAGTGGCAAGTTCTCCCACAATGGCTGTGGTCTCGGTTGCAATGACCTCTTGACCGACGACATCAGCAGGTCGGTGAAGTGTGCCCAAACTGTCCTGGGTCAACAGGGCTGGTCAGCCTGGTCAGTCTGGCACTTCTGCAGTGGAGACCTGCCTTCCATCGATGATTGCTTCAAATAG
- the LOC108054696 gene encoding lysozyme X-like, producing the protein MRALLVICILALVTPSILARTMDRCSLAREMDNLGVPRNQLARWACIAQHESSYRTGVVGPPNTDGSNDYGIFQINDLYWCQPSSGKFSHNACNIRCDDLLTDDISRSVKCARMVQREQGWSAWSVWPRCSGQLPSIDDCFTSGKSLTDRHFSNQFGGDSFCKF; encoded by the coding sequence ATGAGAGCTCTTCTGGTGATTTGTATCCTGGCTCTGGTCACTCCCTCTATCCTGGCCCGCACCATGGACCGCTGCTCCTTGGCTCGGGAGATGGATAATCTGGGAGTTCCCCGTAATCAATTGGCTCGCTGGGCCTGCATTGCCCAGCATGAAAGTTCCTACAGAACTGGGGTGGTGGGACCGCCCAACACCGATGGATCCAACGACTATGGGATCTTCCAGATCAACGACCTCTACTGGTGCCAGCCGTCCAGTGGCAAGTTCTCCCACAATGCCTGCAACATCAGGTGCGACGACCTCCTGACCGACGACATCAGCAGGTCGGTGAAATGTGCCCGAATGGTCCAGCGGGAACAGGGCTGGTCTGCCTGGTCCGTGTGGCCCCGCTGCAGTGGACAACTGCCTTCCATCGACGACTGCTTCACCTCAGGAAAATCGCTGACCGATCGTCATTTCTCCAATCAATTTGGAGGGGACAGCTTTTGCAAATtctaa
- the Aplip1 gene encoding JNK-interacting protein 1 isoform X2 has translation MADSEFEEFHRPIFEPHTIAGFGSGAGSKKNNPHAFYSLIPNDDLEDSHSSKSDGDGSDQEDGIGLVDHEPKLRQVEDDELGDGLKVTLSSDGSLDTNDSFNSHRHHPLNHQDAIGGFLGMDTSGLGGNSAPVTIGASTDLLAPNSAATRRRRKLPEIPKNKKCGTNFGSLADEFRNNGGGSGGGAAPPLAARSGQQRSFLSLKCGYLMDEDSSPDSERMQSLGDVDSGHSTAHSPNDFKSMSPQITSPVSQSPFPPPFGGVPFGQLEMLEATHRGLHKFVPRHHDEIELEIGDAIYVQKEAEDLWCEGVNLRTGRQGIFPSAYAVDLDYNEFDPTVQLVKKERYLLGYLGSVETLAHKGTGVVCQAVRKIVGEYGNSPTGQTCILEVSDQGLRMVDRSGPNQNKKDKKPCIDYFYSLKNVSFCAFHPRDHRFIGFITKHPTVQRFACHVFKGSESTRPVAEAVGRAFQRFYQKFIETAYPIEDIYIE, from the exons ATGGCCGACAGCGAATTCGAGGAGTTCCACAGGCCCATCTTTGAGCCACATACGATTGCGGGATTTGGAAGTGGAGCAGgcagcaagaaaaataatcccCATGCATTTTACTc TTTAATTCCCAACGATGACCTGGAGGACTCGCACTCCTCGAAgagcgatggcgatggctcCGATCAGGAGGACGGCATTGGTCTGGTGGACCACGAGCCCAAGTTGCGCCAAGTGGAGGACGATGAGCTGGGCGATGGCCTGAAGGTCACTCTGTCCTCGGATGGATCCCTGGACACCAACGACTCGTTCAACTCGCACCGACATCATCCGTTGAATCATCAGGATGCAATTGGTGGCTTTCTGGGCATGGACACCAGTGGACTGGGCGGCAATAGTGCTCCTGTGACCATTGGAGCTAGTACAGATCTTTTGGCCCCGAATTCGGCTGCCACGCGTCGTCGTCGCAAGTTGCCCGAAATcccgaaaaacaagaaat GTGGCACCAACTTTGGCTCCCTGGCCGATGAGTTCCGCAATAATGGAGGTGGcagcggaggaggagctgctccTCCTTTAGCAGCTCGCAGTGGACAACAGCGCTCATTCCTGTCCCTCAAATGCGGCTATCTAATGGACGAGGACTCCAGTCCGGATTCGGAGAGGATGCAGAGTCTGGGCGACGTGGACAGCGGTCACAGCACCGCCCACTCGCCGAATGACTTCAAGAGCATGTCGCCGCAGATCACGTCTCCCGTTTCGCAATCGCCCTTCCCCCCGCCCTTTGGGGGCGTGCCCTTCGGCCAGCTGGAGATGCTGGAGGCCACCCACCGGGGGCTGCACAAGTTTGTGCCGCGGCACCATGACGAGATCGAGCTGGAGATCGGCGACGCCATCTACGTGCAAAAGGAGGCCGAGGATCTGTGGTGCGAGGGCGTGAATCTGCGGACTGGGAGGCAGGGCATCTTCCCCTCGGCCTATGCCGTCGATCTGGACTACAACGAGTTCGATCCCACGGTGCAGCTGGTGAAGAAGGAGCGCTACCTGCTCGGCTACCTGGGCTCCGTGGAGACGCTGGCGCACAAGGGCACCGGGGTCGTCTGCCAGGCGGTGCGCAAGATTGTCGGCGAGTACGGGAACTCACCCACCGGACAGACCTGCATCCTGGAGGTCTCCGACCAGGGACTGCGCATGGTGGACCGATCGGGACCGAAT caaaacaaaaaggacAAGAAGCCGTGCATCGACTACTTCTACTCCCTGAAGAACGTGTCCTTCTGTGCATTTCACCCTCGCGATCACCGCTTCATTGGCTTCATCACCAAACATCCCACGGTTCAGCGGTTCGCCTGTCACGTCTTCAAGGGCTCCGAGTCCACCAGGCCAGTGGCCGAGGCAGTGGG TCGTGCTTTCCAGCGATTCTATCAGAAATTCATTGAGACCGCTTATCCCATCGAGGACATCTACATTGAGTAG
- the Aplip1 gene encoding JNK-interacting protein 1 isoform X1, with protein MADSEFEEFHRPIFEPHTIAGFGSGAGSKKNNPHAFYSLIPNDDLEDSHSSKSDGDGSDQEDGIGLVDHEPKLRQVEDDELGDGLKVTLSSDGSLDTNDSFNSHRHHPLNHQDAIGGFLGMDTSGLGGNSAPVTIGASTDLLAPNSAATRRRRKLPEIPKNKKSSILHLLGGTNFGSLADEFRNNGGGSGGGAAPPLAARSGQQRSFLSLKCGYLMDEDSSPDSERMQSLGDVDSGHSTAHSPNDFKSMSPQITSPVSQSPFPPPFGGVPFGQLEMLEATHRGLHKFVPRHHDEIELEIGDAIYVQKEAEDLWCEGVNLRTGRQGIFPSAYAVDLDYNEFDPTVQLVKKERYLLGYLGSVETLAHKGTGVVCQAVRKIVGEYGNSPTGQTCILEVSDQGLRMVDRSGPNQNKKDKKPCIDYFYSLKNVSFCAFHPRDHRFIGFITKHPTVQRFACHVFKGSESTRPVAEAVGRAFQRFYQKFIETAYPIEDIYIE; from the exons ATGGCCGACAGCGAATTCGAGGAGTTCCACAGGCCCATCTTTGAGCCACATACGATTGCGGGATTTGGAAGTGGAGCAGgcagcaagaaaaataatcccCATGCATTTTACTc TTTAATTCCCAACGATGACCTGGAGGACTCGCACTCCTCGAAgagcgatggcgatggctcCGATCAGGAGGACGGCATTGGTCTGGTGGACCACGAGCCCAAGTTGCGCCAAGTGGAGGACGATGAGCTGGGCGATGGCCTGAAGGTCACTCTGTCCTCGGATGGATCCCTGGACACCAACGACTCGTTCAACTCGCACCGACATCATCCGTTGAATCATCAGGATGCAATTGGTGGCTTTCTGGGCATGGACACCAGTGGACTGGGCGGCAATAGTGCTCCTGTGACCATTGGAGCTAGTACAGATCTTTTGGCCCCGAATTCGGCTGCCACGCGTCGTCGTCGCAAGTTGCCCGAAATcccgaaaaacaagaaat CTTCCATTCTGCATCTTCTAGGTGGCACCAACTTTGGCTCCCTGGCCGATGAGTTCCGCAATAATGGAGGTGGcagcggaggaggagctgctccTCCTTTAGCAGCTCGCAGTGGACAACAGCGCTCATTCCTGTCCCTCAAATGCGGCTATCTAATGGACGAGGACTCCAGTCCGGATTCGGAGAGGATGCAGAGTCTGGGCGACGTGGACAGCGGTCACAGCACCGCCCACTCGCCGAATGACTTCAAGAGCATGTCGCCGCAGATCACGTCTCCCGTTTCGCAATCGCCCTTCCCCCCGCCCTTTGGGGGCGTGCCCTTCGGCCAGCTGGAGATGCTGGAGGCCACCCACCGGGGGCTGCACAAGTTTGTGCCGCGGCACCATGACGAGATCGAGCTGGAGATCGGCGACGCCATCTACGTGCAAAAGGAGGCCGAGGATCTGTGGTGCGAGGGCGTGAATCTGCGGACTGGGAGGCAGGGCATCTTCCCCTCGGCCTATGCCGTCGATCTGGACTACAACGAGTTCGATCCCACGGTGCAGCTGGTGAAGAAGGAGCGCTACCTGCTCGGCTACCTGGGCTCCGTGGAGACGCTGGCGCACAAGGGCACCGGGGTCGTCTGCCAGGCGGTGCGCAAGATTGTCGGCGAGTACGGGAACTCACCCACCGGACAGACCTGCATCCTGGAGGTCTCCGACCAGGGACTGCGCATGGTGGACCGATCGGGACCGAAT caaaacaaaaaggacAAGAAGCCGTGCATCGACTACTTCTACTCCCTGAAGAACGTGTCCTTCTGTGCATTTCACCCTCGCGATCACCGCTTCATTGGCTTCATCACCAAACATCCCACGGTTCAGCGGTTCGCCTGTCACGTCTTCAAGGGCTCCGAGTCCACCAGGCCAGTGGCCGAGGCAGTGGG TCGTGCTTTCCAGCGATTCTATCAGAAATTCATTGAGACCGCTTATCCCATCGAGGACATCTACATTGAGTAG
- the meep gene encoding ester hydrolase C11orf54 homolog translates to MIYQWKPCISRTIIMTAVRIVDIFTRRWYFSQSLFYLQQGKFPKSYRNICRDKMSQNQSHLQTDQLLFEEKPLHVPSLSELQAVIQGALSENFRTVEVTVGACPDLKDSQFGLVESGLGGKATLLEAGGPPYLRPLVQRDKLYNLKEITRKAQGPGKIFAVGPGAGPWPIRHSNCEGIFNFSLDEEDKLAQGSYTATVRGENEECVLERIPQDEPRCALILNLFLSEGKPGQVLKITAKQRTGEQNFVDCMRKGLEKHYGDKVVGLGGIFVIKKGSVHQHVMRDFSKTPIHTQEQINNWLKFYEMPAQLNAVGTLVSKDMGLDLRLQHFHSFSFENWGGHYHYDTTPDIIEYEAYLNVAERVIRVDRPIKTDNLGRD, encoded by the exons ATGATATATCAGTGGAAACCCTGTATCAGCAGAACCATTATCATGACAGCCGTTCGAATAGTTGACATTTTTACCAGACGATGGTATTTCAGTCAGTCGCTGTTTTACCTCCAGCAGGGAAAGTTCCCAAAATCATATCGGAATATTTGTAGAGATAAGATGAGCCAGAACCAGAGTCACCTTCAAACGGATCAGCTGCTCTTCGAGGAGAAGCCACTCCATGTGCCCTCACTCTCGGAACTGCAAGCAG TTATACAGGGTGCTTTGAGTGAGAATTTCAGAACGGTGGAAGTGACTGTGGGTGCATGTCCTGATCTTAAGGACTCCCAATTTGGTCTGGTGGAAAGTGGTTTGGGTGGCAAGGCCACCCTACTGGAAGCAGGTGGTCCACCCTATTTGAGGCCCCTGGTTCAACGTGATAAGCTCTACAACTTAAAGGAGATTACCCGCAAGGCTCAGGGTCCTGGAAAGATCTTTGCTGTGGGTCCCGGAGCAGGTCCTTGGCCTATACGTCATTCAAACTGCGAggggatttttaatttctcaCTCGATGAAGAAGATAAACTCGCTCAAGGTAGTTATACCGCTACTGTGAGGGGCGAAAATGAGGAGTGTGTTCTGGAGAGGATTCCCCAAGACGAACCACGTTGCGCTTTGATCTTAAATCTCTTCCTCAGCGAGGGAAAACCAGGTCAGGTACTCAAGATCACCGCAAAACAGCGAACTGGTGAGCAGAACTTTGTGGATTGTATGCGAAAGGGTCTGGAGAAGCACTATGGCGATAAAGTGGTGGGTCTGGGAGGCATCTTTGTTATCAAGAAGGGTTCTGTACACCAGCATGTGATGAGGGATTTCAGCAAGACACCTATACACACCCAGGAACAGATCAACAACTGGCTAAAGTTTTACGAAATGCCCGCCCAACTGAACGCAGTGGGTACTTTGGTGTCCAAGGATATGGGATTGGATCTCAGGCTGCAGCACTTTCACTCCTTTTCCTTTGAGAACTGGGGAGGTCACTATCATTATGATACCACCCCTGATATAATAGAGTACGAGGCCTATCTAAATGTGGCTGAGAGGGTTATACGAGTGGACAGACCTATAAAAACTGATAACTTAGGAAGAGACTAA